In Bifidobacterium adolescentis ATCC 15703, the sequence CGTGTCCATCCCGTTGGTGGCCGACCATCCGGCGTTGTACGGTGCCGCGGAAGTCGGCTTGCGCAAATTCATCGACAATCCGCTGACGTTCATCACCGACAAAGCATGATTCCTGAGCGCCGCCGCAACGTCACTCGTGCGCATTGACATATTGCGGATTCTCCACTTTGCCCGTTCCGCCATACCGTTTGAAGCCCCACAGCAGAATGAGGGATTTCGCATACGCCACCCAGGCGATGCCGAAGAGGATGGCGAGAACGCGTATGAACGGTACGAAATATGACAGGCCGGCCGCGAGTACGTCGATGACGACGAGGACGAGCGAGCAGGGGAAGGCTCGCCAGGGGAACATCGCCGATAGCGAGAAGAGCCTGCCGGTGGTGTTGGCGAAGCGTGCCTGCAACGGTGCGACGTATTCGGCGAACAGCGCCACGACCACGGCGGCGATGACCAGAAGGATCAGCGGTATGTAGGAGGCGTTGGTATCCCACGCCTTCCAGAACGACAGGCCGAAGAGGATGGCGGTGGCGAGGATGGCGACGAGCACCCAGGCCGCAAGTCCCTGTTTGAACTCGCGTTTGAACCGTTTGAGATACTCGCGTACCAGATTGACGTCGTCATGCTCGTCATAGGCGAACATCGTGCTGTACAGGGCGGCGCGGGCCGGGCCGATGGTGATGCTCGGAATCAGGGTGACCAGGTAGACGAGATTCAGCGCGGTGAAGCGCGCCAACGTGTTCATGAACTGCCAGAACGGGGCGTTGGTGTTGAATTTCATGATCCTCCTTGAACAGCTATTTATAAGTATATAAATAGAGATGATATTTGTCCAGTGCTCCGTGTTGCGCCAATTTCTGGAGCCACACCATCTACGATTGGGGCGACGTGGTGCCGCCCGTCAGCTACGGCGACGGCATCAGCGACGCCAAATGCGTGGTCTCCGGCCTGCAGATGGACTACCGTCGTTTCCAAAACCAGGCGCAGCTGGCCTGCTATACGAACGAGCGCGACGCGATCCGTGCTTACGACGCGGCCACGCCGATCACCACCAACCTCATGGGCACGTTCAAAGACCTCGACTATTTCGAATGGGCCAAGGAAATGGACGTGGTCAGCTGGGACAACTATCCGGACATGGACACTCCGCCGAGCTTCACCGCCATGTGCCACGACCTGATGCGCGGCATCGGCGGCAACAAGCCGTTCATGCTGATGGAACAGACCCCGAACCAGCAGAACTGGTTCCCGTTCTGCAAAGTCAAGCGTCCCGGCGAAGTGCGCAAGCTGAGCTGGCAGGCCGTGGCGCATGGCGCGGACACCGTGCAGTTCTTCTAGATGAAGCAGTCGATCGGCGGCTGCGAACGATTCCATGGCGCGGTCATCGCGCACGATGGCACCGAACAGTCACGTGTCTTCAAGGAGACCGCGGCGCTCGGCGGGGAACTGGACCGCATCGGCAAGCGGATCATGGGATCGGAAATCCGTGCGAAAGTCGCCATCATGTTCGACTGGCAAAGCTACTGGTCTCTCGAAGGCTGCGTCGGACCAACCGCCGGATTCTCCTATCCGAACGAAGTGCACCGCTTCTATCGCGCGTTCTGGCGACGCAACGTGCCTGTCGACATCATCGAAAGCACCACGCCTCTCGACAAGCTCAAACAATACGATCTGGTGGTCGCGCCCGCCCTCATCACCGTGCTGCCGGGCGTCGCCGAAACGCTGGAATCCTACGTATCCGAAGGCGGCAGCTTCATAACCGGCTACATGGCCGGCATCCACGACGAACACGACCTCGTGGTGCCGGGCGGCTATCCCGGCAAATTGCGCGACCTGATGGGCGTATGGGTGGAGGAAATCGACGCGCTCGCGCCGGACGAGACCATCGAAGTGCATGGCGACGCGGTTGATGCCAAGGGCGAGATCGTGGCCAGCATCATCCACCGCGAAGGCGCCAGACGGCTCGCCGCCTATGGTGGCGGCGAATTCTACGCGGGCCATTCCGCGCTCACCGTCAACACGTACGGCAAAGGCAAGGCGTACTTCGTGGGCACGCTGTTGGACGAGACCGGTATGAGCGCCTTCATGGCCCCGATCATCAAGGAGCTGGGGCTGAAACCGCTCGACACCCCGGAGGATGTGAGTCTGTCCGTACGCTATGGCGATGACGGCGTCCGCTACGCATTCCTCATCAACAACAGCGAATCCGACAAGAGGCTGTGCCTGGACGAGCTCGACGGCGGTGTGGAACTGCTCACCGGCCATGTGGTCGACGGGCCGGTCGGGCTCAAACCGTACGGCGTGAACGTGATCGAACTCGGATAATCGGCATCGGCGTCGTCACGTGGCAGGATGCGTCAGACGCGACCGAATACGCCCGCGCAAGTCGCCGGACGCTATACTGGTCACAGGTTTTGAACTCTATTGAAGACAGGTTAGATAGCGATATGACTGCGAAGAGGCGCATTCTTGCGTTCGAGATCGGCACATTCTTCACGCGTTACGTGGTGTTCGAGGATGGCCGGATGGGCATCCCCGGCACCGTCGCCACGCCGGTCGACAGCGTGGAATCTTTCTACCAGGCGCTCGCGCACATCGTCAACGGCCAACGCGCGCCGCTTGACGGCATCGCCATGAGCGTGCCGGGATTCATCGACGTCAGCAAACAGGTTGCCGTCACCGCCGGCGCGTTGGGCATGCTGTACAAGCATGAGATCGGCAAGGAACTGCAGGAATATCTTGACAAGCCGGTGCCGACCTGGATGGAGAACGACGCGAACTGCGCGGCCATGGCGGAAAAACTCTCCGGCAACGCCGT encodes:
- a CDS encoding YesL family protein yields the protein MKFNTNAPFWQFMNTLARFTALNLVYLVTLIPSITIGPARAALYSTMFAYDEHDDVNLVREYLKRFKREFKQGLAAWVLVAILATAILFGLSFWKAWDTNASYIPLILLVIAAVVVALFAEYVAPLQARFANTTGRLFSLSAMFPWRAFPCSLVLVVIDVLAAGLSYFVPFIRVLAILFGIAWVAYAKSLILLWGFKRYGGTGKVENPQYVNAHE
- a CDS encoding beta-galactosidase; the encoded protein is MSSAPCCANFWSHTIYDWGDVVPPVSYGDGISDAKCVVSGLQMDYRRFQNQAQLACYTNERDAIRAYDAATPITTNLMGTFKDLDYFEWAKEMDVVSWDNYPDMDTPPSFTAMCHDLMRGIGGNKPFMLMEQTPNQQNWFPFCKVKRPGEVRKLSWQAVAHGADTVQFF
- a CDS encoding beta-galactosidase — encoded protein: MKQSIGGCERFHGAVIAHDGTEQSRVFKETAALGGELDRIGKRIMGSEIRAKVAIMFDWQSYWSLEGCVGPTAGFSYPNEVHRFYRAFWRRNVPVDIIESTTPLDKLKQYDLVVAPALITVLPGVAETLESYVSEGGSFITGYMAGIHDEHDLVVPGGYPGKLRDLMGVWVEEIDALAPDETIEVHGDAVDAKGEIVASIIHREGARRLAAYGGGEFYAGHSALTVNTYGKGKAYFVGTLLDETGMSAFMAPIIKELGLKPLDTPEDVSLSVRYGDDGVRYAFLINNSESDKRLCLDELDGGVELLTGHVVDGPVGLKPYGVNVIELG